The following proteins are co-located in the Candidatus Nitrotoga sp. AM1P genome:
- the ampD gene encoding 1,6-anhydro-N-acetylmuramyl-L-alanine amidase AmpD has protein sequence MKIGTNGWVSGIRRLASPNCDFRPSGTTIDLLVIHNISLPPGEFGGQAVAQLFTNILDTDAHPYFAQLKGVRVSAHFLIQRTGEITQFVPCSKRAWHAGASMWRGRTACNDFSIGIELEGTDFLPFSDQQYAALIRLTRVLKRAYPIREIAGHSDIAPGRKTDPGHGFDWPRYLEKDGLKTSRKQNI, from the coding sequence GTGAAAATTGGCACAAATGGATGGGTCAGCGGTATACGCCGCCTTGCTTCGCCCAACTGTGATTTCCGTCCATCTGGCACCACCATAGACTTATTGGTTATTCACAATATCAGCCTGCCACCGGGTGAGTTCGGTGGCCAGGCGGTTGCACAGTTATTTACCAACATTCTTGATACGGATGCACACCCCTATTTTGCTCAACTCAAAGGGGTGAGAGTTTCTGCCCATTTTTTAATACAGCGCACGGGTGAAATTACCCAGTTCGTGCCTTGCAGCAAGCGCGCCTGGCATGCCGGTGCATCGATGTGGCGCGGACGCACGGCCTGCAATGATTTTTCCATAGGCATCGAATTAGAAGGCACAGACTTTCTGCCATTCAGCGATCAGCAGTATGCTGCACTAATCCGGCTGACGCGAGTGCTCAAACGTGCCTATCCGATTCGTGAAATTGCAGGGCATTCAGATATTGCACCGGGACGGAAAACAGATCCTGGGCATGGATTTGACTGGCCGCGCTATCTTGAGAAGGATGGATTAAAAACAAGCCGAAAACAGAACATATAA
- the argJ gene encoding bifunctional glutamate N-acetyltransferase/amino-acid acetyltransferase ArgJ encodes MPVNLQSPISSALLPVKGVLLGTAEANIKKPGRKDLLLMHLTAQATVAGVFTQNRFCAAPVIVAREHLVANKSVRALVVNTGNANAGTGEQGLAAARATCAEVAILLDCEAEQVLPFSTGVIMEALPLSRLVSGLPTCVAELREDNWFNAAQAIMTTDIVAKAVSKQIVFDGVTITITGIAKGSGMIHPNMATMLGYIATDAAVARSLLQQLTAHACDASFNCITVDGDTSTNDALMVIATGMSGAQAIIDVESTAFAQLQAAVTEVAILLAQAIVRDGEGATKFITVQIEGGKSVAECKKIAYAVARSPLVKTAFFASDPNLGRILAAIGYADVQDLDVHRLKLYLDDVLVAEHGGRAASYIEEDGQRIMQQSDITIRVTLDRGTAVATVWTCDFSYDYVKINASYRS; translated from the coding sequence ATGCCAGTTAATCTGCAATCTCCTATTTCAAGTGCTCTGCTGCCTGTTAAAGGTGTGCTGCTGGGCACAGCGGAAGCAAACATCAAGAAACCCGGGCGTAAGGATTTGTTGCTCATGCACCTGACTGCGCAAGCCACGGTGGCTGGGGTATTCACGCAAAATCGTTTCTGTGCCGCACCGGTTATTGTGGCACGCGAACATCTGGTTGCGAACAAAAGTGTGCGCGCACTTGTGGTTAACACGGGTAACGCTAATGCGGGTACCGGCGAACAGGGGCTGGCTGCGGCTCGCGCTACCTGTGCTGAAGTAGCTATTCTTCTGGATTGCGAGGCAGAGCAAGTGCTGCCCTTCTCCACTGGTGTGATCATGGAGGCGTTGCCGCTATCGCGGCTGGTCTCAGGACTACCAACCTGCGTAGCCGAACTACGCGAGGATAATTGGTTTAATGCCGCGCAGGCCATTATGACCACGGACATCGTTGCTAAAGCGGTATCCAAACAAATCGTATTCGATGGTGTAACTATCACCATTACCGGCATCGCTAAAGGCTCCGGCATGATCCATCCTAACATGGCTACCATGCTCGGCTATATTGCCACTGATGCGGCGGTGGCCCGGTCTCTGTTGCAACAGTTGACGGCTCACGCCTGTGATGCTTCGTTTAATTGCATTACCGTGGATGGCGATACATCTACTAATGACGCACTGATGGTGATCGCCACCGGCATGAGCGGTGCACAAGCAATCATTGATGTGGAAAGCACGGCGTTCGCGCAGTTGCAGGCGGCAGTCACGGAGGTTGCCATATTGCTGGCGCAGGCCATCGTGCGTGATGGTGAGGGTGCGACCAAGTTTATCACTGTCCAAATTGAAGGGGGCAAGAGCGTGGCGGAGTGCAAGAAAATTGCCTATGCCGTGGCACGTTCCCCCTTGGTTAAAACTGCGTTTTTCGCTTCTGATCCCAATCTTGGGCGGATCCTTGCTGCTATCGGATATGCCGATGTGCAGGATCTCGACGTGCATCGCCTTAAGTTGTATCTTGATGATGTGCTGGTAGCTGAACATGGTGGACGCGCCGCCAGCTATATTGAAGAAGATGGACAGCGCATCATGCAACAAAGCGACATTACCATTCGGGTCACGCTAGATCGCGGCACGGCAGTGGCTACAGTATGGACCTGCGATTTCTCTTATGACTATGTCAAGATTAATGCCAGTTATCGTAGCTAG
- the secA gene encoding preprotein translocase subunit SecA, giving the protein MISTLLKSVFGSRNDRLLKQYRQTVAMINALEAEVGKLSDEALCLKTDVFKQRIAQGEALNTLLPEAFAVVREAGQRVLQMRHFDEQLIGGMALHHGKIAEMRTGEGKTLMATLPAYLNALSGQGVHVVTVNDYLAARDAEWMGRLYRFLGLSVGVILSQMDHTDKLAAYNADITYGTNNEFGFDYLRDNMATHAGERFQRKLNYAIVDEVDSILIDEARTPLIISGQSEDNVDVYIRMDKLVPQLVRQQEENGLGDYSVDEKNRQILLTESGHEHAEKLLSQAGLLPIGGSLYDPANIMLIHHLYAALRAHALYLRDQNYVVQDDEVIIVDEFTGRMMAGRRWSEGLHQAVEAKEGVTIQKENQTLASITFQNYFRLYGKLAGMTGTADTEAFEFQQIYNLETVIIPPHRPTIRKDMMDKVYLTTSEKYRAAILDIQDCYKRSQPVLVGTTSIETSELLSQLLEKEKLPHQVLNAKQHAREAEIIAQAGSPKMITIATNMAGRGTDIVLGGNVEKPIERLRMDESLDNATRDQRIAQLRAEWQPIHDQVVKSGGLHIIGTERHESRRVDNQLRGRAGRQGDPGSSRFYLSLEDPLLRIFASDRVAAIMNRFKLPEGEAIEHSWVTRAIENAQRKVEARNFDMRKQILEYDDVANEQRKVIYQQRNELLESVDISETINAMREGVMQDIISEYIVPQSMEEQWDVPGLEKVLAAEFQLTLPLTQWLEQNKQIDETGLRDRVVQAAQQQYQAKVEQVDAEMMHGYERIIMLQSVDTHWREHLAALDHLRQGIHLRGYAQKNPKQEYKREAFELFSSMLDSIKRDVTRILINVRIRNEQDIEAVEAPHAPENVQYHHADYEEALATEDGEAEHKPFVRIDKKAGRNDPCPCGSGKKYKQCHGKLN; this is encoded by the coding sequence ATGATTTCTACTTTATTAAAAAGTGTTTTTGGCAGTCGTAATGATCGCCTCCTTAAACAATATCGCCAGACAGTCGCGATGATTAATGCTCTTGAGGCCGAGGTGGGAAAGCTTTCAGACGAGGCACTGTGTCTTAAAACTGACGTCTTCAAACAGCGCATTGCTCAAGGCGAAGCGTTGAATACATTGTTACCCGAGGCATTCGCCGTGGTGCGTGAAGCGGGACAGCGTGTACTGCAAATGCGTCACTTCGATGAACAACTGATCGGCGGCATGGCACTGCACCATGGCAAAATTGCGGAAATGCGCACCGGCGAGGGCAAAACTTTGATGGCGACCCTGCCGGCATATCTCAATGCGCTTTCAGGTCAGGGCGTGCATGTGGTGACGGTCAACGATTATCTGGCGGCACGTGATGCTGAATGGATGGGTCGGCTATATCGCTTCCTTGGATTGTCAGTGGGGGTAATTCTGTCGCAGATGGACCATACCGACAAGCTGGCTGCTTACAATGCGGATATAACCTACGGCACCAACAACGAATTTGGTTTCGATTACTTGCGCGACAATATGGCTACCCATGCGGGTGAGCGTTTCCAGCGTAAGCTGAATTATGCCATCGTGGATGAGGTGGATTCCATTCTTATCGATGAAGCGCGCACCCCACTGATTATTTCTGGTCAGTCTGAAGACAATGTGGATGTCTATATCCGCATGGATAAATTAGTGCCGCAGCTTGTGCGTCAGCAAGAGGAAAATGGACTTGGTGATTACAGTGTTGATGAGAAAAACCGTCAGATTTTGTTGACGGAAAGCGGGCATGAACATGCTGAAAAATTACTGAGTCAAGCAGGACTATTGCCTATCGGGGGCAGCTTGTATGACCCAGCTAATATTATGCTGATTCATCATCTGTATGCTGCGTTGCGTGCTCATGCGCTGTATCTTCGCGACCAGAATTATGTAGTGCAGGACGACGAAGTAATTATTGTAGATGAATTCACTGGTCGTATGATGGCAGGAAGGCGTTGGTCCGAAGGCCTACACCAAGCGGTAGAGGCCAAAGAAGGGGTGACTATCCAAAAGGAGAATCAAACTCTAGCCTCTATTACCTTCCAGAATTATTTCCGTCTATATGGCAAATTGGCCGGCATGACCGGTACGGCAGATACCGAAGCGTTTGAGTTTCAGCAGATTTACAATCTGGAAACCGTCATTATTCCGCCGCACCGGCCCACTATCCGCAAGGATATGATGGACAAGGTTTATCTTACGACAAGCGAGAAATATCGAGCAGCCATTTTGGATATTCAGGATTGTTACAAGCGTAGCCAACCAGTGCTGGTTGGCACCACTTCGATTGAAACATCGGAATTATTGTCGCAATTACTGGAAAAAGAAAAGCTGCCTCACCAGGTTTTAAACGCCAAGCAACACGCGCGCGAAGCTGAGATCATAGCGCAAGCGGGAAGCCCAAAGATGATTACGATCGCTACCAACATGGCCGGGCGTGGCACGGACATTGTGTTGGGCGGCAATGTGGAAAAGCCAATCGAACGGTTACGCATGGACGAGAGCTTGGATAATGCCACGCGTGATCAACGCATCGCCCAGTTGCGTGCTGAATGGCAACCGATACATGACCAAGTTGTAAAGAGCGGTGGCTTACATATCATCGGTACCGAGCGCCACGAATCGCGTCGTGTGGATAACCAATTGCGTGGCCGCGCGGGTCGTCAGGGCGACCCCGGTTCCAGCCGTTTTTATTTATCGCTGGAAGATCCGCTGTTGCGGATTTTTGCCTCCGACCGTGTGGCAGCCATTATGAACCGTTTCAAGCTGCCCGAAGGTGAAGCGATTGAGCATTCTTGGGTCACCCGCGCCATTGAGAATGCACAACGCAAGGTCGAAGCGCGAAATTTTGACATGCGCAAGCAGATTCTTGAATACGACGATGTCGCTAATGAACAACGTAAGGTAATCTATCAGCAGCGCAATGAGTTGCTGGAGAGCGTGGATATTTCCGAAACGATCAATGCAATGCGCGAAGGGGTAATGCAAGACATCATTAGTGAATACATCGTGCCGCAGAGTATGGAAGAACAGTGGGATGTTCCTGGACTGGAAAAGGTGCTGGCTGCTGAATTTCAATTGACCCTACCGCTTACGCAATGGCTGGAACAAAATAAACAAATTGATGAAACTGGCTTGCGTGACCGTGTAGTGCAGGCTGCACAGCAGCAGTATCAAGCCAAAGTGGAGCAAGTTGATGCGGAAATGATGCACGGATATGAGCGCATCATCATGTTGCAAAGCGTGGATACCCACTGGCGTGAGCATTTGGCAGCGTTAGATCATCTGCGTCAGGGCATCCACCTGCGTGGTTATGCGCAGAAGAATCCTAAGCAAGAGTATAAGCGTGAAGCATTTGAATTGTTTTCGAGCATGCTTGACTCGATCAAGCGTGATGTCACACGGATACTGATAAACGTTCGTATCCGCAACGAACAGGATATTGAAGCGGTAGAAGCACCTCACGCTCCGGAAAATGTGCAGTATCATCATGCCGATTACGAAGAGGCCTTGGCTACGGAGGATGGTGAGGCAGAGCACAAACCATTTGTACGCATTGACAAAAAGGCCGGACGCAATGATCCATGTCCCTGTGGTTCTGGCAAAAAATACAAGCAGTGCCATGGCAAATTAAATTGA
- a CDS encoding DciA family protein, producing the protein MSNRLSSYFNASQELRQLSNKVDELLTLQRHYEQIAPSSLVRVSHVMQIDQQTLVIAADNGTVAAKLRQLTPGFTHLFQNGGYEITGIQIKVQVALPINTRPPRPTSLTSIGRQQLVDFAVKLQDSPLKTALQRLAKNKK; encoded by the coding sequence GTGTCAAATCGATTAAGTTCATATTTCAATGCCAGCCAAGAGTTACGTCAGCTATCAAATAAGGTAGACGAACTTCTCACATTGCAGCGGCATTATGAACAGATCGCACCATCCTCTCTGGTACGCGTTAGCCATGTAATGCAAATCGACCAGCAAACTCTCGTTATTGCCGCAGATAATGGCACGGTGGCAGCAAAACTACGTCAACTTACCCCAGGATTTACCCATTTATTCCAAAACGGGGGCTACGAGATTACTGGAATTCAGATTAAGGTGCAAGTTGCCTTACCGATCAACACACGACCCCCTCGCCCTACCTCTCTCACCAGTATAGGACGTCAGCAGCTGGTTGACTTCGCCGTAAAATTGCAAGACTCACCTCTGAAAACCGCATTGCAACGCTTGGCAAAAAATAAGAAGTAA
- a CDS encoding sensor histidine kinase, which translates to MWRSIYFFNLYRLTLSGLFIFLVSIFGHALSLGSSAPSLFFRTSLLYVVMTLISLLTIKLRRPRFNLQLAFQVGTDIVCITVLSHASGGIQSGLGVLLLVSLTATGLISRGKTTLFFAALASIAVLLQHSYAVLTQDAAVAQYVQAGLLSTAYFAVAWLAHTMAKYASASENLAALRGVDLANMAETNRLVIQDMPDGVLVVNESGMVKQYNPGVERLLGYTFSNTDNATLKSCAPLLADRFAVWRLHQGREHEVLRLPITNHQVRVRFLPVERDGFWGAIIFLEDMQRVQAQAQQIKLAALGRLTANIAHEVRNPLSAISYATELLQEEKHDPGQTRLFQIIMDNAARLNHIVEDVLQLNRRDRVQSEDYNLTEKLPLYIEGLRHTQGVSQEIFLIKIAPACVIRFDLGHLDQVLWNLCRNALRYCSKLTGSVQLSVWCSNDGRTILEILNDGPPVAPETVQQLFEPFFTMTAGGTGLGLYIARELCEANGATLEYRQPTKGGACFRIVFGDQNDR; encoded by the coding sequence ATGTGGCGCTCAATTTACTTCTTCAATCTTTATCGCCTGACCCTGAGTGGACTATTTATCTTTCTGGTAAGCATTTTTGGTCACGCCCTGTCGTTAGGTTCAAGCGCTCCATCGCTGTTCTTTCGCACCAGTCTCCTATACGTCGTAATGACCTTGATTTCGCTTCTAACCATCAAGTTACGTCGGCCACGATTTAACTTGCAATTGGCATTTCAGGTAGGAACAGATATTGTTTGTATAACAGTTTTATCACACGCCAGCGGGGGCATACAAAGCGGTTTGGGCGTGTTGTTACTAGTATCTCTGACCGCTACAGGGTTGATCAGCCGTGGCAAGACCACTCTGTTTTTCGCGGCACTTGCCAGCATTGCAGTGTTGTTGCAACATTCTTACGCAGTGCTCACCCAGGATGCGGCGGTAGCCCAATATGTGCAGGCCGGATTACTAAGCACCGCTTATTTTGCCGTCGCCTGGCTGGCGCATACCATGGCCAAGTATGCCAGTGCCAGCGAAAATCTGGCCGCTCTGCGCGGTGTAGATCTGGCCAACATGGCAGAAACTAACAGACTGGTGATTCAGGATATGCCAGACGGCGTGCTGGTGGTGAATGAGAGCGGAATGGTCAAGCAGTACAATCCTGGTGTGGAGCGTTTGCTTGGGTACACGTTTTCAAATACTGATAATGCCACGCTGAAAAGTTGCGCGCCCCTGCTGGCGGATCGATTCGCCGTTTGGCGGCTGCATCAGGGGCGCGAACATGAAGTATTACGTTTGCCTATAACCAATCATCAGGTGCGTGTGCGTTTCCTGCCAGTAGAGCGCGATGGATTTTGGGGCGCGATAATTTTCCTTGAGGATATGCAACGCGTTCAGGCACAGGCTCAGCAGATCAAACTCGCAGCACTGGGACGATTGACCGCCAACATTGCCCATGAGGTACGCAACCCACTGTCGGCTATCAGCTACGCAACTGAACTACTGCAAGAAGAAAAGCACGATCCGGGGCAGACTCGTCTGTTTCAGATCATTATGGACAATGCCGCAAGGTTGAACCACATCGTGGAAGATGTCCTGCAGCTAAACCGACGCGACAGGGTGCAAAGTGAAGATTATAATTTAACAGAAAAACTGCCCCTCTATATTGAAGGGTTGCGTCATACCCAAGGCGTGTCGCAGGAGATATTTTTAATTAAGATTGCCCCTGCTTGCGTAATCAGATTTGATCTTGGCCATCTCGATCAAGTATTGTGGAATTTATGCCGCAACGCTCTGCGTTATTGCAGCAAACTGACAGGCAGTGTACAACTAAGTGTATGGTGCTCCAATGATGGGAGGACGATACTGGAAATTCTGAACGATGGGCCTCCAGTTGCCCCCGAGACCGTTCAACAATTGTTCGAGCCTTTCTTTACCATGACGGCCGGTGGTACCGGTTTAGGCCTGTATATTGCACGCGAATTGTGCGAGGCTAACGGCGCAACGCTTGAATATAGACAGCCCACAAAGGGCGGTGCCTGTTTCCGCATTGTGTTTGGGGATCAAAATGACCGTTGA
- a CDS encoding sigma-54-dependent transcriptional regulator: MTVDIQASPARVLVVDDEPDILELIELALLRMGLQVDRASNVQEALQQLDTKTYQLCLTDMRLPDGEGLEVVQYIIARNMHVPVAVITAHGNMENAIFALKAGAFDYLPKPVALTQLRALVNAVLKLPPLSATVRKGVRTLLGLSPAMEKVRDLIDRVARSQAPVHISGESGSGKELAARLIVEKSARRDQPFITVNCGAIPETLMESEFFGYRKGAFTGAEKDREGLFQAANGGTLFLDEVADLPLSMQVKLLRVIQEKKVRKVGATQEESVDVRIISATHNALAEQVQQGKFRQDLYYRLNVITLLMPPLRAMRDDIAEVANHFLARLCGDAKVELASSALKALQQYDFPGNVRELENIIERALALCSDDIIMPADLQLAPTDFAETTTKPSVAGKYPLTDYLDSVERAAILEALQQTNFNRTAAAKVLGVTFRALRYRMDRLDITDKDE, from the coding sequence ATGACCGTTGATATACAGGCCAGCCCTGCGCGCGTCTTGGTGGTGGATGACGAGCCGGATATATTGGAGTTGATCGAGTTGGCGCTGCTACGCATGGGATTGCAGGTCGACCGCGCTAGTAATGTGCAAGAAGCTTTGCAACAATTAGATACTAAAACATATCAGCTATGTCTGACAGATATGCGCCTGCCGGATGGAGAAGGACTGGAGGTGGTGCAATATATTATTGCTCGCAACATGCATGTGCCAGTCGCGGTAATTACCGCGCATGGCAACATGGAAAATGCGATTTTTGCACTTAAGGCGGGCGCTTTCGATTACCTCCCCAAGCCAGTTGCGCTGACCCAGCTGCGCGCCTTGGTCAATGCTGTGCTAAAGCTGCCGCCACTGTCTGCCACCGTACGAAAAGGCGTGCGAACATTACTGGGACTTTCCCCGGCCATGGAAAAGGTGCGCGACCTGATCGATCGGGTGGCACGTAGCCAGGCACCGGTACATATCAGTGGCGAATCAGGTAGTGGAAAAGAACTGGCTGCGCGGCTGATCGTTGAAAAAAGCGCTCGACGCGACCAGCCTTTCATCACGGTAAACTGCGGTGCAATCCCGGAAACGCTTATGGAAAGCGAATTTTTCGGTTATCGCAAGGGCGCCTTCACTGGTGCGGAAAAAGATCGCGAGGGTTTATTTCAGGCTGCCAATGGCGGTACTTTATTCCTTGACGAGGTTGCCGATTTACCTCTCTCCATGCAGGTAAAATTGTTGCGGGTAATCCAGGAGAAAAAAGTGCGTAAGGTGGGCGCCACGCAAGAAGAGTCGGTGGATGTACGTATCATCAGCGCCACCCATAATGCGTTGGCGGAGCAAGTACAGCAGGGGAAATTCCGTCAGGATTTATATTACCGTCTGAATGTGATTACCCTGCTTATGCCACCGTTGCGCGCAATGCGCGATGACATTGCCGAGGTCGCCAACCATTTTTTAGCTCGTTTGTGCGGTGATGCAAAGGTCGAATTAGCATCGTCAGCTTTGAAAGCACTTCAACAATACGATTTTCCGGGCAACGTGCGCGAATTGGAAAATATAATCGAACGGGCACTTGCATTATGTTCGGACGACATTATCATGCCAGCCGATTTGCAGCTTGCACCCACGGATTTTGCTGAAACGACCACCAAACCAAGTGTAGCTGGCAAATATCCACTTACCGATTATCTGGATAGCGTCGAACGCGCAGCCATTCTAGAGGCGTTACAGCAAACCAATTTCAACCGCACAGCTGCGGCCAAGGTGCTGGGAGTGACTTTTCGCGCTTTGCGCTATCGTATGGATCGATTGGATATCACTGACAAGGATGAATAA
- a CDS encoding Crp/Fnr family transcriptional regulator has product MMMDDLILQTLRNSTLTEELRDAEIEELANIITVHEYKAGEYLLQPGNSMLRNTLMILATGEVEATATLDGEKATLHLLQPGDLAGIITFVGGSAAQISATVVAKTNSKMLLLDRSRLESFLSTNPAIVYYVMRGIVRHVHGIVRRMNMQSVEMSNYIYQQGGRY; this is encoded by the coding sequence ATGATGATGGATGACCTGATTTTGCAGACCCTGCGTAACTCCACGCTGACTGAAGAGTTGCGAGATGCCGAGATTGAAGAATTGGCAAATATTATTACGGTGCACGAATACAAAGCGGGTGAATATCTCCTCCAGCCTGGTAACAGCATGCTCAGAAATACACTTATGATCCTTGCTACAGGTGAGGTTGAGGCGACCGCCACTCTTGATGGAGAAAAAGCGACCTTGCATCTGTTACAACCCGGTGATTTGGCTGGTATCATCACGTTTGTTGGTGGAAGTGCCGCACAGATCAGTGCTACTGTGGTGGCCAAGACAAACAGCAAAATGCTATTACTAGACCGCTCCCGTCTGGAGTCTTTTCTCAGCACAAATCCCGCTATCGTTTATTACGTAATGCGCGGTATCGTGCGTCATGTGCACGGCATTGTGAGGCGTATGAATATGCAATCCGTAGAAATGAGCAACTATATTTACCAACAAGGTGGTCGCTACTAG
- a CDS encoding PP0621 family protein, which yields MSRILIVIVIFIVIYLLLRYYRKQMPKKDVLGEDTSKHRENMVRCAHCGVHLPKGESIMVDHKHYCSEVHRRAHIDEPE from the coding sequence ATGAGTCGCATATTAATCGTAATTGTTATCTTCATAGTCATCTACTTGCTGCTCAGGTATTACCGCAAGCAGATGCCAAAAAAAGATGTACTAGGTGAAGATACATCAAAGCACAGAGAAAATATGGTGCGTTGTGCGCACTGCGGTGTGCATCTGCCTAAAGGTGAGAGCATTATGGTCGATCACAAGCATTATTGCAGTGAGGTGCATCGCCGTGCACACATTGACGAACCTGAATAA